A window of Cryptomeria japonica chromosome 3, Sugi_1.0, whole genome shotgun sequence contains these coding sequences:
- the LOC131874119 gene encoding uncharacterized protein LOC131874119, protein MDQPILNFESEEERRQYKRAQRREYQREYQREYRRRQRERLTDDQREEERRRQSEAQRQRNARCRVEVTIQELEFLNREEANIITNSHQRASQQVSHIERDQRQQVDSHSSGQYNQPSNQNIELHLQNESSRSIERVAETPRPRSQFENNLGAKGDAQNRQNTNGMIRADFQRFRMQF, encoded by the coding sequence ATGGATCAACCAATATTGAATTTTGAATCGGAAGAGGAGAGGAGGCAATATAAAAGAGCACAAAGAAGAGAGTATCAGAGAGAATATCAAAGAGAATATAGGAGACGACAACGGGAACGTTTGACAGATgatcaaagggaagaagaaagaagaagacaaagtgAAGCTCAAAGACAAAGAAATGCTAGATGTAGAGTAGAAGTAACAATACAGGAGTTGGAATTTTTAAATAGAGAGGAAGCTAATATTATTACAAATAGTCATCAAAGAGCATCTCAACAAGTCTCTCATATTGAAAGAGACCAAAGGCAACAGGTTGATTCACATTCAAGTGGGCAGTACAATCAACCATCAAATCAAAATATTGAGTTGCATCTTCAGAATGAAAGCTCAAGGTCAATAGAACGAGTTGCAGAGACACCTCGACCTAGAAGTCAATTTGAGAATAATTTGGGTGCAAAAGGTGATGCACAAAAtagacaaaatacaaatggaatgaTTCGAGCTGATTTTCAAAGATTTCGAATGCAATTTTGA
- the LOC131874120 gene encoding uncharacterized protein LOC131874120, giving the protein MSFIGQNMLENIDSRLQQAYPQSAHLSFAGISMILVGDLGQLPLVNDRPAYASNRRAKLLWEEFKIVVTLDKIFRQDGENIQQQRFHQLLTNLRDANPQIDDWKLLMMRTPTNIDVARSVNIAEDFSTGDLDLELLISKNSRVMLTSNLWIQVGLVNGALGYVRKIVYKPGSAPPDPPTYVMVEFDNYSGLPFEDHHPNTIPITTNQKGRTLQLPLRLAWALTIHKSQGLTLPKVTIDIGPRERTGLTFVALSRVKSLEGLRIMPPFTYDRYEKMKKGRQLAKRKAEENRLKLLEDN; this is encoded by the exons atgagcttcattggtcaaAACATGTTGGAAAACATAGATTCTCGACTTCAACAAGCATACCCACAAAGTGCACACCTAAGTTTTGCAG GTATATCTATGATTTTAGTAGGAGATTTGGGTCAATTGCCTCTAGTTAATGATAGACCTGCATATGCTAGTAATAGACGGGCAAAGCTACTATGGGAGGAATTCAAAATTGTGGTTACTTTAGATAAAATATTCAGACAAGATGGAGAAAATATTCAACAACAAAGATTTcatcaacttttgacaaatctaagagatgcaaaccCACAAATTGATGATTGGAAGCTGCTAATGATGAGAACCCCTACTAACATAGATGTTGCAA GAAGTGTTAATATAGCAGAAGATTTCTCAACTGGTGACCTTGATCTAGAGTTATTGATCAGTAAGAATTCAAGGGTCATGCTAACTTCAAACCTTTGGATACAAGTAGGTCTTGTAAATGGAGCTTTGGGATATGTTCGAAAGATTGTCTACAAGCCAGGAAGTGCTCCACCTGACCCACCGACATATGTGATGGTTGAATTTGATAATTACTCAGGATTACCATTTGAAGATCATCATCCAAATACAATTCCAATAACAACAAATCAAAAGGGCAGAACACTTCAGCTACCATTGAGATTGGCATGGGCATTGACTATACATAAATCTCAAGGATTGACTCTTCCAAAAGTAACTATTGATATAGGACCAAGAGAAAGAACTGGATTGACATTTGTTGCATTATCTCGTGTAAAATCTCTAGAGGGTTTGAGAATAATGCCACCATTTACATATGATCGTTATGAGAAAATGAAAAAGGGTAGACAACTTGCGAAGCGCAAGGCTGAGGAAAATAGGCTCAAACTTTTggaagataattga